One window of the Triticum dicoccoides isolate Atlit2015 ecotype Zavitan chromosome 3B, WEW_v2.0, whole genome shotgun sequence genome contains the following:
- the LOC119274846 gene encoding uncharacterized protein LOC119274846 isoform X1 has translation MQHRNIIRLQDVVHNEKREGTMAKKEGPCGHCGVTSVLFLYPSGYIREDPLGVPNNLSPMCSKSLSGGACADGLWDRLQHQGWNRGGEIMVQNTRNSSGCEAVFYPCW, from the exons ATGCAGCATCGGAACATCATCAG GCTGCAGGACGTGGTGCATAACGAGAAGAGGGAGGGCACCATGGCGAAGAAGGAGGGACCTTGCGGCCATTGCGGAGTCACAA GTGTATTGTTCCTGTACCCGAGTGGCTACATCAGGGAAGACCCACTTGGAGTCCCCAACAACCTGAGCCCTATGTGCAGCAAGTCGTTGTCGGGAGGCGCCTGCGCTGACGGTTTATGGGACCGACTACAACACCAAGGATGGAACAGGG GTGGTGAAATTATGGTACAGAATACCAGAAATTCTTCTGGGTGTGAGGCAGTATTCTACCCTTGTTG GTGA
- the LOC119274846 gene encoding uncharacterized protein LOC119274846 isoform X2 has protein sequence MQHRNIIRLQDVVHNEKREGTMAKKEGPCGHCGVTSVLFLYPSGYIREDPLGVPNNLSPMCSKSLSGGACADGLWDRLQHQGWNRGEVRIHVRSFEAYRQRVAYYVL, from the exons ATGCAGCATCGGAACATCATCAG GCTGCAGGACGTGGTGCATAACGAGAAGAGGGAGGGCACCATGGCGAAGAAGGAGGGACCTTGCGGCCATTGCGGAGTCACAA GTGTATTGTTCCTGTACCCGAGTGGCTACATCAGGGAAGACCCACTTGGAGTCCCCAACAACCTGAGCCCTATGTGCAGCAAGTCGTTGTCGGGAGGCGCCTGCGCTGACGGTTTATGGGACCGACTACAACACCAAGGATGGAACAGGG GTGAAGTGCGAATCCATGTTCGAAGTTTTGAAGCATATCGACAAAGAGtagcatattatgtgttgtaa